From a region of the Fischerella sp. JS2 genome:
- a CDS encoding filamentous hemagglutinin N-terminal domain-containing protein — protein sequence MRSLLVILPLVTLGCLASINTVRAQVSSDGTLSTTVTSPDGSNFTIENGDRAGGNLFHSFSQFSVPNGGSAVFQNPVDVQNIISRVTGGAISNIDGLIRTQGSASLFLLNPAGIVFGPNASLNICGSFFATTANSLLFGDGAEFSTTNLTTSPVLSVNIPIGLRFRDNPESITNQSIAVDNSGNPVGLQVQKGNSLALVGGDVNLLDGGRLTAAGGRIELGGLAQAGIVGLETNSNTFRLNFPSNILLSNVSLANDARVAVRGNGGGDIAVNTNIFTATNGGRLVGGIEGTATNKGGDITVKSNEFNISGVGQSGLGAGIYQQLVANASGDTGNININTNSFNASLDARVENNILSGGRGNAGDINITAKSLSLTNDAQVRGIVEAGGNGKASNINIQVGSLLVTNGSQISTSLFRPFGDRPGAQGSAGNIQVNASDSVTLSGYGSTGFSSGLLALAERETFGSAGNITVTTSNFRITDGAFIIVSTFNSTSDAGDITINAKNFEALNGGQLLSTTRTSGKAGNIKLNVTDKITLSGSDSNFANRVTQVEQRLKSTPGNTDVLSDVVKNQGAVSGVFAITELNSTGNGGSIIISNPIELAITDGNRIAVDSRGGGNAGDLQIQADKITLDRGALLLATTASAKGGNIALRAQDFLLLRNNSQISTTAGTTGTGGNGGNITIDTPFIVAFPLENSDITANAFRGSGGKIVIRTQGLFGINPLSRQELERLRPQDLDPSKLQTNDITAISQQNPTLSGTVEINTPDVNPSQGLVELPENLTDPTDQIAQNPCQKGAGSSFTIIGRGGLPSSPNESFNSDNVHIDLVKPSTNSNNSQSSTINQPTIQPTAKQITPAQGWVLNDKGEVVLTAYDPNTTNPQRTPGSTAACPALF from the coding sequence ATGCGATCGCTCCTTGTCATCTTACCCCTAGTTACTTTAGGCTGTCTTGCATCGATCAATACCGTCAGAGCGCAAGTGTCAAGCGATGGAACTTTATCCACTACCGTTACTAGCCCCGATGGCTCAAATTTTACTATTGAGAATGGCGATCGAGCTGGAGGAAACCTTTTTCACAGCTTTAGCCAATTTTCTGTTCCAAATGGTGGTTCGGCGGTATTCCAAAATCCTGTTGATGTGCAAAATATCATCAGTCGAGTGACTGGTGGTGCGATATCTAATATTGATGGTTTGATTAGAACCCAAGGTAGCGCGAGTTTATTTTTACTTAACCCAGCAGGGATAGTTTTTGGGCCGAATGCCAGTCTCAATATCTGTGGTTCATTTTTTGCGACAACGGCTAATAGTTTGTTGTTTGGTGATGGGGCGGAGTTTAGCACTACGAATTTGACAACATCCCCAGTGTTAAGTGTGAATATTCCGATTGGGTTGAGATTTCGGGATAATCCTGAGAGTATTACCAATCAATCTATAGCTGTTGATAACAGTGGTAATCCTGTTGGGCTTCAGGTGCAAAAAGGAAATAGTCTGGCACTTGTGGGCGGTGACGTTAATTTATTAGATGGTGGGAGATTAACAGCAGCAGGAGGAAGAATCGAGTTAGGAGGGTTAGCACAAGCGGGAATAGTTGGGTTAGAGACAAATAGTAATACATTTAGGCTTAACTTCCCCTCTAATATTTTGTTGTCGAATGTAAGTTTGGCTAATGATGCACGAGTAGCTGTGCGGGGAAACGGGGGAGGAGATATAGCAGTCAATACAAATATATTTACAGCAACCAATGGTGGACGATTAGTTGGTGGTATTGAAGGTACAGCAACAAACAAAGGAGGCGATATTACAGTCAAATCTAATGAGTTTAATATCTCCGGTGTTGGGCAAAGTGGATTGGGTGCTGGAATATATCAGCAATTAGTAGCAAATGCCTCTGGCGATACAGGTAATATCAATATCAATACTAACTCCTTTAATGCTTCATTAGATGCCCGAGTGGAAAACAACATACTTTCTGGAGGAAGGGGCAATGCAGGTGATATTAATATCACAGCTAAATCACTCTCCTTGACCAATGACGCTCAAGTGAGGGGCATTGTGGAGGCTGGAGGTAATGGTAAGGCATCTAACATTAACATCCAAGTGGGATCGCTGTTGGTAACAAATGGCTCTCAAATTAGTACTTCGCTTTTCCGACCATTTGGAGATCGCCCTGGCGCACAAGGAAGTGCAGGAAACATTCAAGTCAATGCTTCTGATTCTGTCACACTTTCTGGATACGGTTCTACAGGATTTTCTAGTGGATTGTTGGCGCTTGCTGAAAGAGAGACATTCGGTTCAGCAGGAAATATCACTGTTACTACTAGTAATTTTCGCATCACCGATGGTGCTTTTATAATTGTCAGTACCTTCAACTCGACGAGTGATGCGGGTGACATTACAATTAATGCTAAAAACTTTGAAGCGCTCAATGGTGGACAGTTGCTCAGTACCACCCGCACTAGTGGCAAAGCTGGGAACATCAAGCTTAATGTTACAGACAAAATTACGCTATCCGGGAGCGATTCTAATTTTGCAAATCGAGTCACCCAAGTTGAACAACGGCTAAAATCAACTCCTGGAAACACTGATGTATTGAGTGATGTTGTTAAAAATCAAGGAGCCGTCAGCGGGGTATTTGCGATTACAGAACTTAACTCCACAGGTAACGGTGGCAGTATCATCATTAGTAATCCCATTGAGTTAGCTATCACTGACGGCAATCGCATTGCGGTAGATAGTCGAGGAGGAGGAAACGCAGGAGACTTGCAAATTCAAGCAGACAAAATTACCCTTGATCGTGGAGCATTACTTTTAGCAACGACAGCTAGCGCTAAAGGTGGCAATATTGCACTGCGAGCGCAAGATTTCTTGTTATTGCGTAATAACAGTCAAATTTCCACTACCGCAGGCACTACTGGTACTGGTGGAAATGGCGGTAATATTACGATCGACACTCCATTCATCGTCGCTTTCCCTTTGGAAAATAGTGACATCACTGCCAATGCTTTCAGAGGTAGCGGTGGGAAAATCGTGATTAGAACTCAAGGTCTGTTTGGCATAAATCCCCTTAGTCGGCAAGAGCTTGAAAGGTTACGTCCTCAAGATTTAGACCCCAGTAAATTACAAACAAATGATATTACTGCTATTTCACAGCAAAATCCCACCTTGAGTGGCACTGTAGAAATTAACACCCCAGATGTTAACCCCAGCCAGGGATTAGTTGAACTACCAGAAAATCTGACAGACCCCACCGATCAAATCGCTCAAAATCCCTGTCAAAAAGGTGCTGGTAGCTCATTTACCATCATCGGACGAGGCGGTTTGCCATCCAGCCCAAATGAAAGCTTCAACAGCGACAATGTTCATATTGATTTAGTCAAGCCATCTACCAATAGTAACAATAGCCAAAGTTCAACTATCAACCAACCGACAATCCAACCCACTGCTAAGCAAATTACCCCCGCCCAAGGCTGGGTATTAAATGATAAGGGTGAGGTAGTGCTAACAGCCTATGACCCCAACACTACAAATCCCCAACGCACTCCTGGATCAACTGCGGCTTGTCCTGCACTCTTTTAA